Proteins encoded together in one Hevea brasiliensis isolate MT/VB/25A 57/8 chromosome 16, ASM3005281v1, whole genome shotgun sequence window:
- the LOC110636801 gene encoding SUN domain-containing protein 4 codes for MQRSRRALLQRRAFEKAIGGRTQLFKVSLSLFLVLWGIFFLFSLWISHGDGYRDESAVPAAGISTCSEANLGLCILSESLETTFLNKICSVYSDESLCTDTAETRGSNDELLGSEGNTNYAFVMEQPEANSVSDVKFENSGPKIDRLSHSVPLGLDEFKSRAFSSKSKSGTAQAGGVIHRVEPGGQEYNYASASKGAKVLDFNKEAKGASNVLGKDKDKYLRNPCSAEEKFVVIELSEETLVDTIKIANFEHYSSNLKDFVLLGSLVYPTDSWVQLGNFTAANVKLSQMFVLQEPQWVRYLKLSLLSHYGTEFYCTLSVVEVYGVDAVERMLEDLISVENKIIYDEGTGEPKPLPSLSESSRVDDFDQELRMGIESGTSVENSNMKHEVTKNKLPDRVEEIHHQQVGRMPGDTVLKILMQKVHSLDLSLSVLERYLEEVNYRYGNIFKEFDKDLGEKDTLLEKIISDIKNLLDSQEVIAKEVDNLLSWKSLVSTQMDYLLRDNLALRLMVERVRDNQISMENKGITVFFICLFFGFLAFAKLLVDILLSIYKASSVQRTEKSGEFCWMSSSWLLLLFSCSIILLILSL; via the exons ATGAATCTGCAGTACCTGCAGCTGGCATATCAACTTGCAGTGAAGCAAATTTGGGACTTTGTATACTTTCTGAGTCCCTGGAAACaacatttttaaataaaatttgttctGTCTATTCAGATGAAAGTTTGTGTACAGATACAGCTGAAACCAGGGGTTCAAATGATGAGTTACTTGGCAGTGAAGGTAACACAAATTATGCCTTTGTTATGGAGCAACCTGAGGCAAACTCTGTTTCAGATGTGAAATTTGAAAATAGTGGTCCTAAGATTGACAGGCTATCTCATTCTGTGCCATTGGGTCTTGACGAATTCAAAAGCAGAGCATTCAGCTCTAAAAGTAAATCAGGAACTGCTCAAGCTGGAGGTGTAATTCATAGAGTGGAGCCTGGGGGTCAGGAGTACAATTATGCTTCAGCATCGAAGGGAGCGAAGGTATTGGATTTTAATAAGGAAGCAAAGGGAGCCTCTAATGTCTTAGGCAAAGACAAGGACAAGTACCTTCGAAATCCATGCTCTGCTGAAGAGAAATTTGTTGTAATAGAACTTTCAGAAGAAACCTTAGTAGACACAattaaaattgcaaattttgaGCACTACTCttctaatttaaaagattttGTGCTGCTTGGCAGTTTGGTTTATCCGACAGACTCATGGGTCCAGCTTGGGAATTTTACAGCTGCTAATGTTAAGCTTTCACAAATGTTTGTTCTTCAGGAGCCACAGTGGGTGAGATATCTAAAGCTGAGTCTTCTTAGCCATTATGGTACAGAGTTTTATTGTACTCTTAGTGTTGTTGAAGTGTACGGAGTTGATGCTGTTGAGCGAATGCTGGAAGATTTGATCTCTGTTGAAAACAAGATTATATATGATGAGGGAACTGGTGAGCCAAAACCTTTACCATCTCTATCAGAGTCTTCTCGTGTTGATGATTTTGATCAAGAACTGAGGATGGGAATTGAATCTGGCACTTCAGTTGAAAACTCAAACATGAAGCATGAAGTAACGAAAAATAAATTGCCAGATCGCGTGGAAGAAATTCATCACCAACAAGTAGGCAGAATGCCAGGGGACACTGTTCTTAAAATATTGATGCAGAAAGTTCATTCTCTGGACTTAAGTTTATCTGTTTTGGAACGATATTTGGAGGAGGTGAATTACAGATATGGCAATATTTTTAAAGAATTTGACAAAGATTTGGGAGAGAAAGACACACTTTTAGAGAAAATCATATCTGACATAAAGAATCTCCTTGACAGCCAGGAGGTCATA GCTAAAGAGGTTGACAATCTTCTTTCTTGGAAATCCCTTGTTTCTACACAGATGGATTATCTCCTCAGGGATAATCTTGCGCTCAG GTTAATGGTTGAAAGGGTTCGAGATAATCAAATATCTATGGAAAATAAGGGTATCACGGTGTTTTTCATTTGCTTATTTTTTGGATTTTTAGCTTTTGCAAAGCTATTGGTAGATATATTGCTGAGTATTTATAAGGCATCTAGTGTTCAAAGAACAGAGAAGTCCGGGGAATTTTGTTGGATGAGCTCTTCCTGGCTCTTGTTACTATTCAGCTGTAGTATTATTTTGTTAATATTGTCGTTATGA